GGCGTTGACGGCGGCCATCAGCGGATCGTTCACGGTGGCCGTGATCAATCGCAGATACGTCAGCAGTTTGCTCGATTCGACCGACGTCGAGTTCGAGGCAAAGACGACGTCCTTGTTGTGCATCTCGAACTTGGTGGCGAGGAAGTAGCCGGCAGGATCGCGCAGGTTGAGATTGTAGATGACCGGAACGATCGGGCCGCTGAACCGCGAACAGTCGACGCCGAGCTGTTCGGCGACTTCACGCCGCTCGCCGCGATAGAGATACACCGAGGCGGGGTCCGCGAGATTGTCGTTAAGCCCGCCGGTCTTTCCCAAGGCTTCTGCAATCGAGAGCCGCCAGGCGCCAAACCCGAATTGTCCCTGCTGTCCCGACGCGCCAAAGGCCACGAAGGTCTGCGGCTGCGTGAACACGTAGATCGTGTCCTGAGGCCGGACGTAAATGTTGTTGGTCGGTTCGTTGAGAAGAGACCCGAATGGCGCGGTCGCCTGGCGTCCCTCGCGTTCGAGCATCACAAAGGTGTCGTAGCCCGGATTTCGGGGGCCGCCGGCGCGCGAGATGGCATCGAGCAGGCGTTCGCCCGCGGCGTTCGCCGGGAAGCGGGATGGGGTGCCGACTTCGCCGAGCACGCTGATGGAGGAGGCCTTCTGGTCGACGAGGGCAACCACCGCCTGCGGCTCGAGCGCACGGTTCTTGAGTGCGTTGACGATCGCCGTCTGCACTTGCACCGCGGTCCGCCCCTGTGCCTTGATGTTGCCGGCATAGGGAACCGTGATATTGCCTTGGGTGTCGACCGACTGGTTCGGCAGCGTCACATAGTTGCCCGGGCGGACGCCGGCATCGACCGGAATGAACAGGCCGCCGGCGGCGGCCTCGAATATCGTGACACTGACGGTATCGCCAATGCCGAAGCGAATTTCGGCTGGACCGCGCCGGTCGATAAACACCCGGCCTATTCTGAACGAATTGCGCTCCAGGATGTTTTCGATGTCCGGAGTGACCTTGACCATGACATATGGCAGGGCGGCAGGGTCAACCTGCTCCATGCGCGCCAGGGCATTCGATGGTCCCGAGGTCGGGAGGGAGGAGCAGCCGCCGTGAGCAAGGAGCGCCGATAGGACGGCGGCGCGGGCGAGAAACCGCAGCGCGCCGGCCTGATCTCGTGGCAGCCGCGGTGACCGCACTCTGCCCAGGACCGCGTCAACCTTTCGCTCGTCGCAAAAGTTTAGTCTTTTTGCCACGAGAACGGGACTCCGGGTTAACGGGACGCTACCTGCGAAAAATTATTCACTTATGTTTAAAGGCGGGTTAATGCCGCGGCGCAGCGAGCAATTCTGCAGGCAGCGTAACCGCAGGTTGCGGGGAATCGCGTGCGACAGGGGGCTAAAATGTCCGATCACCATGCCGCGAGCGCTGACTCGAGCCGGCCGCCTTGCCCGGAGGCGCCGGAGAGCATGGGTGGAGATCCCGCGCGAA
The Bradyrhizobium sp. KBS0727 genome window above contains:
- a CDS encoding polysaccharide biosynthesis/export family protein, which codes for MVKVTPDIENILERNSFRIGRVFIDRRGPAEIRFGIGDTVSVTIFEAAAGGLFIPVDAGVRPGNYVTLPNQSVDTQGNITVPYAGNIKAQGRTAVQVQTAIVNALKNRALEPQAVVALVDQKASSISVLGEVGTPSRFPANAAGERLLDAISRAGGPRNPGYDTFVMLEREGRQATAPFGSLLNEPTNNIYVRPQDTIYVFTQPQTFVAFGASGQQGQFGFGAWRLSIAEALGKTGGLNDNLADPASVYLYRGERREVAEQLGVDCSRFSGPIVPVIYNLNLRDPAGYFLATKFEMHNKDVVFASNSTSVESSKLLTYLRLITATVNDPLMAAVNAYTVKGLATGTASATVVNTTSIVK